The Elaeis guineensis isolate ETL-2024a chromosome 14, EG11, whole genome shotgun sequence genomic sequence GGTGGAATCTTTTGTCAACCCGGCCAATTGAAGTCCCGTCAGCGAGTCCTCCACGTGACATAGCACTAACGCAGGGTGGGAGCGACAAAGAAGAGTGCAAGCTGGGTTATTCACCATGAGCTGGTCCAATCACAACTTCGGTTGGATGGATTGGACCAATGTAGAATCAAATTTTGGTGACTTTTGTCTAGAGACGTACGTGCGTGCATTGACATAACCAAAACATGACTTAATAAAATTGAATCACAAGAAAGAAGCAAGGCCGGTAGATAgattatttttactgcatgaacgaataaaatgaaaaaaatatggtACAAATGTCTTAATGCATATTGCTTTATAGTTGGACTAATCTATCATTTTGTTGGTGAATCTAATCGGACAAAAAACTAtacataagaaaaaaatattattaatttcaaatcaaaatatagGCTCAAAAAACATTACATACAATCAAAATTCTTTTACCATTTCATGTCCCCTAAACGAGCTGGATGCAACAAAAATTATGTTTTAGATTGAAATTTGGGAGTTAAGTTTGGAGTTAGATGATCAATTGCATCATTAGATTATGTTACCAAAAGTTACACAAGCTATTAAGGAGATGTTTGGTACGTAAGCATAAtcataatgaaaataaaaattaaaataatttaaaattaaaattaaaatgatcaaattttttgaagtatttgatttaaattaaaattaaattcagaattaaaataaaaatttagatccattgaaaaaaataaaaattaaattttatataaattaaactattctcattttattttaaaattaaaattaaaataaaattatttttaattaaataattaaaataaaaatcattcattttaattttaattttaaatttttattctctcgAATCAAACACCATCTAAAAGGCTCCCACAATAACCGCATATCCTgtgaatcttttttttctttttctgaccgGCGTCACAAAATAGACCCCTGCCTCGCAACCCATTACGTCACCCAACACGTCTACTCTCTTGGACCCAAGCAACCTTGCTCGCCAAGTAACCGGGACCCCAACCCCTCTCCCCTCCCCTATAAATACCGACCCTCCGTTCCACGCCAAGTTGATCATCAGAGAAAAATCTCCCTCCCCAAGAAAAAGGGAAAGCCCTCAGCCCCTTACGAAATGTGCCCTTCTAGCCGATACCCTTCCCTCCGCGATCTGGCCGCCGGGGCGGCGCCGGAGGACTTCCGGCCGGCGTTTGACGTCCTGGACGCCGACCGTGACGGCAAGATCAGCCGCGACGACCTGAAGGCCTTCTACTCCGGCTTCGCCTCCCCCGCCCTCAGCGAGGACGACATCAGCTCCATGATCTCCGCCGCCGACGCCGACCGCAACGGGTTCGTGGACTTCGACGAGTTCCAGCGCGTGCTTGGCCGCCTGAGCGCCGGCGGGTCGGTGATGAAGGAGGCGTTCCGGGTGATGGACCGGGACGGCGACGGTAAGGTGGGTTTCGAGGACCTCAAGGCGTACCTAGGGTGGGCAGGGATGCCCATCGGCGACGAGGAGATCAGGACGATGATCCGGATGGGAGGCGGGGATGCGGCCGACGGGGTCGGCTTCGACGCTCTCGTGAAGATCCTGGCCGTCGATTTCGCCATCTCcgataatttgatttgaatgcAAACCGCGTTGAGATGTGAACTCTAAAAAAAAgcgttttttttttcaaaaaaaggtTAAAATTTGTGGATGGTTGTCGttgcgttttttttttttataaaaaaaaaggttGTCGTTTCGTGGCTTTTTGTTTTTGGACGGTTATCATTAACTAGGACGGTGCGCATCGTCCCCCTaggcaaaataaaaatatatatctagtTTTTGCCCGCATATCCAGGTATTTGGTTGGAACGGCTGTATCTGTTAGCGTACTTGAGCGTGTTAGGGCTAAAAGTGAATTAGTTAGTAC encodes the following:
- the LOC105057333 gene encoding calcium-binding protein CP1 — translated: MCPSSRYPSLRDLAAGAAPEDFRPAFDVLDADRDGKISRDDLKAFYSGFASPALSEDDISSMISAADADRNGFVDFDEFQRVLGRLSAGGSVMKEAFRVMDRDGDGKVGFEDLKAYLGWAGMPIGDEEIRTMIRMGGGDAADGVGFDALVKILAVDFAISDNLI